Within the Mugil cephalus isolate CIBA_MC_2020 chromosome 1, CIBA_Mcephalus_1.1, whole genome shotgun sequence genome, the region CGCATATTTTAGGATTGAAAGTTTTTTATCACATGCATAAACCCCATCTGTTCCTCTAGATAAATGGAAACCCTTTCTTTAGCAAAACGCACCAACGCTACATCTGTTACAGCTGCTACAGCTTTTAAGTAAAACACAATTTGCTTGAGGTCTGACGCAGCAAAACTGGGAGTTAACAACAATTTGAATTAAGTCAGCTGATTTATTGCAAAGCCTCAGTTTACACTAAAGACAACTatgtaaatgaaaatttaaatagtTGTTGCTTGTGCCACTTCACTGGTTTCTTCCTCCGTAAAGGATTGTCTTTAATAAAACTGCTTTGACAtttcataaatgtttaaatccgTCCATTTTCCATCCAACAGAAGATttctgatggtgtttttttttcctcttgtaacttgacatgtttccttcctgtcctcTCATGTGTTTCATTCTGAGCTTTAACTCGTCTTTTAACTGATCTGGGTTTATCTTCTCTCCCTTCCTTGTAGAGAGTTTTGAGGTGACCCTCACTGAAGAAGGTGATCTTGGGCTCTTTCTTCTGCTTACTTTGTTACTATTAACCCACtaacggcaaaaaaaaaaaaaaaaacggcatcCACACTTTTACACAGAAACTCCTGCTCATGCTCTGTGATTTCCCCCATTTGGTTTTTCTCaactttgcatttatttttctcacctCGAATTATTTGGACTTCCAACAGCTGGATGAAAAGTGTGATGTGGGGCTGACTGATCTTAGAAATATCTGTGCATGAGACATCCATTGCAGTTTGCAGACCCTAACAGTTTTTCAGCTGTCGCCAGGATAGAGAAAGCTGCTTAAAAACAGGAGTTTCGGTCACTTTTCTCGCCCAGTTAAAAGCCAcattcactgataaaagtcaaaTTGTAAAACCTGCATCCATATCTTCTTAACGCTTGTGGCAATTGAAGCACAAATTGGTTTTTAAAAACGTGCTCCTGTGCAAGTGACTCCTGTAGACCTTTTTAATCCTTCAAACTAGATTGCTGAGATTGTTAACTAATGCAAACTCTCTGCTGCAAAGTTTCTGTTGTTGCATCTTTGCCTCAGTGGGTCTCCTGAGTTAATCCTCCACCACTAATCTCCACCATTAGCATGGCTGCAGTTATCATTTGATGTGGATGTCAAGCAAGTTGATATTTCTAACCCCAGTTCTCATCCAgtacctttttttcttttgtttgaataCTGTTGTGGTACCGGTTTGGTTATCTATGATTTCACGGTTTTGTTTGGATTCATTTTGCAGTAGTGAGAGGCTAAATTACACAGGAAGACTTTTAAGGtttaattgtgaaaaaaaaaacaagcaaacatattATTAGAAGTGCTTTtctttcacagatttttttgggggttttgaTGGCTGAATTGGAGCTGTATCACTTCAACGCAATGTACTCTATTGTTAagaattcaaatttaatttcttttatttatgttaatttatgttaattatCGTTTCTCTTTTAAGATAGGTTTTTCCAAACGACCTTCCCTTCAAATCCTGTGCTGAGCTTGGTTCCATGACtttgatttatgatattttaagTACTCCTGTGAAATGCCTGTCcacatattttcagtttctgcCTGCATGACTGGATGCAATGTTTTCAAGtggcttggaaaaaaaaaaatacactctgTCTACTGATGCTCAATGTCCCACACCCTCTCCCGACTCCCTTCCCCAACTCCTCACCCATATGACGTGCATTTGGGCTTCCTCCACAGACACCACGCCACCCCAATCTACAACAACTCCTTGGCTCCCACAACCTgtggctgatgttttttttttaatttatattattatttttttgcgtTAATTCACCTGTTTTGcagttaacattttttttttttttttttttaagtttattttaaattttaatttcacagctgGCATCAGTCAGTCATTCTGAGCAAAGCTTTCTTTTGGCTCTTAACGTGTTCAGGTGAGATTTGCGGCTTCTGGGTCCACGGGCAGAATGTCCCTTTCGAGGCGGTGGTCCTGGACAAGTCCACCGGCGAGGGGGTCATCAGGGCAAAGGACAAGCTGGACTGTGAGCTGCAGAAGGAGCACACCTTCACCATCCAAGCCTACGACTGTGGAGAGGGTCCCGATGGCGCCAACATGAAGAAATCCCACAAGTGAGTCAACCTGAGCCGTTTCAGATCTGATCTGTGGGTTTCCCTCCATCTTAGCCACTTAGCCAGATTCTGTTTGGCTCCTCACATATGTCCACATCCCAGAAAATGAGAGGTCAATTGAtgatttattaaacacaaaatgaagatCTGCCCGCAAGTCTATATAGAATAATTTATCTACATTCACACATAGCCCATCtggtgtgttatttatttatttttcgtgGGTTAGGAGGCGGTGGGCTTGCAACCACCGGAAAGTGTAAATATAGATTTCGTGGTTTTTGTAGAAAATCAGAAGTCTTTATATTAAATCTGGCTCATTGTGGGAACTGTCAAGAGAGTCCCGCCCCAACTCGGTCATATAATTATCCATGAACATTCAGTAACTGTGGTGACATGAATAAACATCAGGACTCTCAAATAAAAGAGTAGAAAAAAAGAGTGTTATGAGCAACTTAATGGACTTTGCCTTATCacgaaataaaaagtaaaaactatacgcttatatttttgttttgggttcTCTCAGGTCTGGATTAGTTGATTGATTCAAATAATATTCTCATGCGAGGATctgatgcttttctttgttattaCATTAGAGGAATGTGAATTAATTGGGCTTTTGGGCTTTTAGTTGAtcaaaaatggataaataaaaagctgttgaCTAAATGATAGggttgggaaaaaatatcaaaatggtaatatatcgcaatactttttcttccgatccGCTataaagtgcaataaattggaaatgtaTCATTTGAATTAATCTTTGACGCAACTAGTTCAGGCATTTAAAACTTCTCAGTGAACTCtgtaaaatattgcaatatatcgcaatatcataatattgcatATATCGTATCGATACACAGACACAATACTCTAGTattgtgatacgtatcgtatcgtaaagttcttgccaatacccacccttACTAAATGATAATGAATAGTCGTTGCTCTAATGAGGTCCAGTTGCAGTCTGAACATAGTGTGCTCATTATAACCTTCACGAGCTCTTTGTGACTTTGACTTTCTACCAATCACCAGGATTTGACACTGGATAAAAGTAgccaaacacaagaaaaacaaatgcatttcgTGCTAGTCTCAACTCTTACTACGACCCATGACAAGGCAGTGTGAACACAAAcgtgaaatgtatttattcgaCCGAAACACCCAAGCGTGAAACCGCCCTAAATTGAACTTGAACACCTCTCTCATCTCCGTCAGGGCGACCGTCCACATCCAAGTGAACGACATCAACGAGTACTCCCCGGTGTTCAAGGAGAAGTCCTACAAAGCCACGGTCATCGAGGGGAAGAAGTACGACAGCATCCTGAAGGTGGAGGCGGTGGACGCGGACTGCTCGTTCCAGTTCAGCCAAATCTGCAACTACCAGATCGTGACCCCTGATGTGCCCTTCGACATCGACAAGGACGGTAAGAACCCTCACGCAGCCGCCTCGTCTCTGTTCCcggaggaggaagcagcagatCGATTTGTGTAAACAATGATACCGCAAGGATGTAGTTTATAATTCAGCGAACCTCGCACAGGCTCGTGAGACAATGACGGCCATCATGAAATGTCACCCAACTTCGTCAGTGATTAGTGTCGGACTCTGTGAGATTACTCACCTTTGTGCCTTCTAAAACGATATTAAAAGATTCATTGAAAGGCTTCAGATATGATGCAGATCAACCAGTATCACGACACATAATGTTGACAATGAATTAGTGTTTGTGGTGGAGATGAAAAAGAACCTGAGATAACATCAACAAACCCCATCACCTTCTCATTTCCTGCATACACGTTAGCTTGATAATGAACTCTCAGTTCAGCATCTCAAGAAAAAACACTCAGAAAGCGACGTCAGGCGCCCTATTTTGCTTTTACTTTGGGTTCATTTTAATGTCACttgagcagagctgcagctttgAAGTTGAACAAAAACTGAtcctgccttttcttttcctgcttctctcAGGTGTCATCAAGAACACAGAGAAACTGAGCTACGGCAAAGAGCGCATGTACAAGCTGACTGTGACGGCATACGACTGCGGAAAGAACCGAGCCTCCGAGGATGTGCTGGTCAAGATCAGCGTCAAGCCCACCTGCAAACCCAGCTGGCAAGGTATCAagctcttctctcctccctgtaGGTGTATCTGTGCCTTGTGTCTACCGCTCAGCTGTTAAAGAACATCTTTTCATCATATTCTCTCGCTTTTCCAGGGTTCAATAAGAGGATTGAATACGAGCCCGGCACAGGCAGCCTGGCCCTCTTCCCCAGCATGCACTTGGAGACCTGTGATGAACCCATCACTTCCATCCGAGCCAATATTGAGCTGGAAACCAACCATATTGGGAAGGGCTGCGACCGTGACACCTACTCCGAGAAGTCGTTACACAAGTTGTGTGGTGAGTAAAATgctctggtaaaaaaaaaaaaaaagttgtctttTCACGCATCTGCAAGTGCTGAACATATTTCCTCCGCCCGTCTTTGTTGCTTTAGGAGCCAGCTCCGGCACCGTGGAGCTCCTGCCCGCACCCAGCAGCTCCACCAACTGGACGGTAGGTCTGCCCACCGACAACGGCCACGACAGCGACCAGGTGTTTGAGTTCAACGGCACCCAGGCCATCAAGGTTCCTGAGGGTATGGTGAGCACCAACCTGAAGGAGCCATTCACCATCTCCGTGTGGATGAGGCACGGCCCCGGGGCCCACGAGAAGGAGACCATCCTCTGCAACTCTGACAAGACGGGTTAAGTTTGCTCCAAATCTTTCTGTGCTTATTTAAAGTCATGCTCTGTTATTCCAAGGGTTGCAGACCTATGTTTTAGATTAAAACTGTCTTTCACTTGCATGTTATTTAGGAACTTCTCTGACTCAAAGACTAGCTGCAAGTTACgtatgaagttaaataaaatccgcggcacctttttttattctaactCATAAGATAGAACTTGCATCATACAAGCTTTAATCATTATCCATTCGCGCAGTTATCTGGAAATTGCAGCATTAAAAGGTCTGTTTTTAACTCTTGTGGTGTTGGTGTGGCACACTCATTACTGCTGCACATATGGTATCTGAAAGCATGCATCTGATacaaggattaaaaaaaaagaagcaccaTCTCCTCAGCGTTAGTGCCCATCTGGCTCACCAACTTCTACGTtttcttcctcacctcctctgagtgactttttccatttttctgtcAGTAGTTGTACCTTTTTGCGTGTGGTCACAGTCACTCTGTGGCTCCTTGATCTTATTGACTGTAAAGTCTCTGCCGTGgtcagagaaagagggaggggcgCAGTCCGTCGGCTTCTGTTGGGCCGCTTATATAAGAAGGATTACATCAGTACGGCTGTGGCCTGGACAGGAAGCTCCCATAGGCGATGATCTCAGCGTCGTTCGTGACCTCCATTCGTTCGGCACTGAGTCGCAGGGACATGAATCTCACGTTCTGTTCATTTCTTACACagaccatatatatatataaaaataaataaaaaacataaaaattaaatttagcGGCATCAGTGGGCGCATACTCATAAATCGACGAGGTGGCTCTTTGCTTAAGAAATTAAGCTTTGGTTTCAATTCTAGGAGGAAAATCACATTTATCAAAAGGAATCTAAATCGTAACAACAAGACAGGCCAGTGGTGTAATTATTCTGAGGCACATTTTTACTGCACTCTTGGCATCAGCTGTAAATAGAGCGCAACAATACCACGAGCCACAAAAGACTTGATGCTGTTATGGTCTCTATAAAAGATACAGCTGCACTATTGAATAAGACAAAGTGCTaaagtagtaaataaataaaaataaaatgtcatgtcTCATTCATCACTTAGGTCAGTTAATGATTTACACATTAATGTTTTGCAGTTTCTTTGTCCTGACGCCTCGATCTCGTTGTCTTTGCAGAGATGAACAGACACCACTACTCCCTCTACGTCCACAACTGCAGGCTGATCTTGCTCCTGCGCCAGGATCCGTCGGAGGCCGAGAACTACAAACCAGCAGAGTTCCACTGGAAACTCGACCAGGTCAGCCGCTGCTTAAACCGCACTGTTGGCGCACGATCGTAGCAAGATCTAAAGAAAACTCAGGATTTACACCGCTCATGCTGCGACACATTTCAGGAGCGTTAAAAAATATGTGGCTGTTCTATTTTTCCTGCTTGATGCTTGGAAATGGTGTAAATACGAGTAGATCGAATCGTTCAGGCAGGAAGTCCAACCATGGgaaatttttcaaaataaaatatgcagtcTTTTACATTGAAATATCAACGTGATGTATTGGATTCACCACGGTTCAACTTCAAATAATAGAGCAAAATTCACACTTAACAGCCAACCAGGTTCATATAGAGGGATCATTCATATAGGCAAATAAGATTTTTGCTTGACTATCGTTCTTTTTAAATACCCGCAACTCATCATCAGTCATCGCGCGATGTTTGAATCATCACATGGTCACGTCCACCCGCACCAGTAGACGCTCTGCTCCAAAACGTGCCTGGTGTGGCAGCGTAAAGAGTAAAAtaagctgcagctcttcttcattCCCTCTGTTGTGTTCTCCGCAGGTGTGCGACAAAGAGTGGCATCACTACGTGCTAAATGTGGAGTTCCCCAAGGTTTCTTTGTTCGTGGACGGGACTACCTTTGAGCCGTTCCTGGTTACAGAGGACTACCCGCTGCACGCCTCTAAGATTGAAACCCAGCTCACCATTGGGGCCTGCTGGCAAGGTAAAGCCAGAAAttaccttttgtatttttacaaaaaagCAAAGATGAATCGTATAAAAACCAGCAACCCTCTAACGTATGCCTGATACTCTATGCGTCAGTAAAAACTTGCTATTTTTAATGATAAACAAGTAAAATATATTCTACCTGTTATTCTCTTGCCTGCAGCGTGCATATTATTTTACAGTCGGCCCTCGCAGTATTAACTCTCTCTTAATTCTCAAATGATGCACCGTGACCTCTTTGTGCAGCGTCTGAATCTCTCCTGCAGATCCTCAACCTTTCCTTCCCTGTCTCTCCCTGCTCTCTTGTCTCTGTCCTTTTCAGAAAACTCAGGACATGACAATGACACTGAGACAGTCCCTGAGCCCACCTCAGGTTGCTCAAGTCTTTCCCACATTCCTCAGATATGTCCATGTGTCCCGAATGTCCCACCATTTTAACTGCATCCCTCATACCATTTGGACTAGAATGATCCCCACGCATTCTAGCTGccagcacatttatttttgtttgtttgggcaGTATCGATGAGTCTTGGTGTGATTCAGTGcttcctggtttatttttatgtcgTGTGCTCTTCACCCTCCATTTATTCGCTCTTTTAACCACAGCCTGATACCAGCAGGACAGAAATAGACACGTAATGAGCACAAAACTGTGACCTGGCTGCAGCGTTTCGGCCGTGTTGGCTTTTCTCAGAGTGAGACCTTGGGTTTAATAGCAGCATCTAGTCCGTATCAGATAACAAACCTacggcaacacacacacacacacacacacagagcaccgCATGACCTTGAGATGTAGTCAGTCGCTGATGCTGCAGTGGTGCAGACTTAATGCTTGATATGATTAAGCAGTAAAGACACAAATAGTTTTCTCTCATTCAGCAGGATCGATTGCACCTCATCTCTACAGTTGTATTGAAATGTTCAGAATCTCAGtttcagaacatttttttagttagtttcaTTGTTTTGTGAAAATAAGGCGACCATAAAGGGATTAATTTTTCATCATCGTAGTTAATCCTTTCTCTGAGTTTCTTTTCTCCCATTGATCCCATTTCTTTTCCACAGCAGTTCATCCTGTTAATGCAAATGTTGCATGTGCCATCATTCGCCACGTCTCGCTCTccggccacacacacacactaactcgCATGAACTCCATTCACGCCAGCTTTGCACGTTGAGGCGGCAGCATGCTTGAATCTCCATGGGAGGTGAAGCCCGTTGTGCGTCCGCATTAAGAGTAACCGCTTCTCGTTTCGTCTTTATTTTGACGTGACCAGGCGCCAACGGTCGAATGGCTCAGTTCTTCCGGGGGAACCTAGCGGGGCTCATCATCCGCTCTGGAAAGCTGGAGAACAAGAAGGTGATCGACTGCTTGTACACCTGCAAGGAAGGACTTGACGTGCAGCTGCCTGAGGAGGTGGCTTCAGCCGTCAAGGTGAGGAACGGGAAGAGTTTTAGAAACAGGAATGCACTCAGGCTGCAATATGAGGATATTTCTACATCCAGAAGACAATTAAACCTAATGGGGAAGTCATGACACCAAATCAGGTTCTATATGTGAATTGTTTGGAAAGCGACACCAAATTCCAAAGCATAAATCACATCATGCATTTACTTATATGCATTTATATGATCCAGAGCAGTAGTTggaatattttcacacattttcatcacttctggctttatttgttttgtgtggctTTGTTTGAACAACTTGTTTTTGTCCCTCCTGGGAACTCATCAAGTAACCTCACGTTTACCCCCGCCtcgcacagaaaaaaaaaaatctaattgaaTGTTTACATAGTTAGTAGGGGCATATATTTGCCTTCTGAATAGATTATCGAGATTATCACCAACCCCTGTCTCAGACTCAGACTAGATCATCTCACATCACTAAATCCGTCaccctgtttttttctcttctcaggtGGAGTTCAACCCCAACCAGTCGTCTCTGACCGTGGAAGGCGACGACATCGACGCCTTCGACAAGGTCATGCAGCACATCTCCTACCTGAACTCCCGCCAGTTCCCGACACCCGGCATCAGGCACCTTCGCATCTCCACCACCGTCAAGTGAGTAGcagaagcttaaaaaaaaacaaataaaagaaaaacttgtttCTTCTTTGCTTGGTTTCTACGTGCTTCTGTCACCTCCTCGATCAGCCTGCAGCAGCTTAGTATCTTAGTGCAGATATGAAGAGAATATATTAAAACTCTTCTTTTTATCTTGTGAGTCTATTCCAAGATTTTCCCCGGTTGATGaatatacacaaataaagtttttataaaGACTGATCAGTTAGACCAAAGGATAACCATAGAATAAGAAGGGGTCCGTGGAGGAACGGAATGGAGACAGACCACATTCAAAATACCAAATGCCTTTGCatcttcatcaaaaaataaaagtaaagatgaatttttttctttttttttgtatttgatgtTCTTCCCCAGATGCTTCAACGAGGAGTCCTGCGTGACGGTGCCAGACGCTGAAGGCTACGTGATGGTGCTGCAGCCAGAAGAACCCAAGATCAGCCTGAGCGGCATCGACCACTTCGCCCGCAGCGCCGCTGAATTCGAGAGCCAGGAAGGAGTGACGCTGTTCCCCGAGCTGCGCATCGTGAGCACGATCACCCGCGAGGTTGAGGCCGACACCGAGTCCGAagctgtggagggagctgacgATGACCCCACAGGTAAAAGACGCCAACGTCTTACGATATAATTTAGTTAACGGGTAAATATTCATAAGGATTCGATGTTCGCTTGAGTTGTAATCATGCAACACGGTCACATGTGTAATCTTGTCGAGCCTCCTGACGCAATTGAACACAGAGAGATATTTAAGTAAATTACCTGAATTTGTTTGCAGCCCCAGTGACTTAACCGTTGATAGCCGTGTAGGTATACAGTAACATGTTAGGATTAGGCCAAAGGGATGAAGGGATTGGACAGACTGAGTAATAGAGGAAGGGAGCGAGAAAAGAGATAAGTTGTTTACTACTTTATGGGAGGGGTCGGTGACCATCCGCGCCATCTGTTGGGCTCGTCCATGAGCTTAGGGGACAGACAATGGACGTGCACCGAGGCTGACACAGATACAGCCAGATTCCATGTCCTGTGGCACAGAGCAGGCCATATGGGACAAAGGCGCTTACAGAGATCTGTTGCTATTACCTGCATTAACCTGCACCAGCAAACAAGAGATGTGACAGCAGATGATTAGGAGCCCCCCCGAACGGGAGCTTCCGTAGAGTCAGAAGGTGCAGACTGCTGGTGTAAGAAATATGAATGTTGATTATTAAGAAAACACATATTAAATAATAGAATCAGTTCTTTTTGGATGAGTTTTTGAACAGTTCGAGTGTCGGTTCAAGTCAATAGTAACTTACTTCCTAAATAttcagtagaataaaataaattatactgACAAAATTACTAATTTAACATCAATTTCTGTTCAAAAAGTAACTAAATACTTTCAAAATATGGCAAAGGTCATGATGAAGAACAGCTATTTTTATTAACAGTACAGCGCTATATTAATATTAAGGTGGCTTAACCCACTGTACCGGTCGGGGTGTCCTACACAAGGTTGCACTATTTGCCAGTTTTCCTGATGTCTGAGCTGCATTGTCCCAGATTGCATGATCTGGGAAACTTACCCATCTTACTGTCTCAGTTCAGTTCTTTATCTTTTTTCGGTGTCAGGgttttttccatttattgaTATTTGAAATGAGATCACTAACATTTGTTCCTCTGCACTGACATACAGCTGAGCAACTTTGTGCTTGTGCTTGGAAAATGCATTGAAGAAGAAATTTGAGAAACACCGAAAAGACGTAGTGTCAGATTTTGtggggcttttttttaaatgctaaatgtttgGAAGCTCAAGATGAAAACTACCTTCGTAAGTTACAAGAACGTTGAACCTGCATAGAGTCTGATCTTTGTTCATTGTTCTTACAGTCCAAGAGACGGTGGTGTCGGAGGAGATCATGCACAACCTGGACACCTGTGAAGTGACCGTGGTTGGAGACGAGCTGGACGGGGAGCACGAGAGCCTGGAGGTGGACATgtcccagctgcagcagcgcGCCTTGGAGATGAGCTCATCGAACCTGGGCCTCGTCATCACTGGTACAGACAGCGGGCTCTGCTGGGAATACCCCAACTATCTCATAGCACACGAGAGCTTTACAGCTTCACATTAGAAGGAAATCCactgaaatatgtttaatttaggtcttcaacagggggtcgctAAATGTtcggttgattaaacattttttatatatttttttttattatttccccccacagatttattacattttttcaaatacacattaacatgattccaacatattttagtaaagggataaatggatgCAGAatcgttatctttcagtcagcacttcactcatacAGCGATACAGGAGCACACGTTTTTACatagagcgccacactagcccagacctgtcaataTAAGCCTCCAGGAGgcagtaggccacgcccctatcgttgctgagccaatcacgactctgtcaggttccccactaTTGACCAAGAGTCTATTAAGTCCCAGGTGAAATATTATACTATCTGCTGTtgattgaaatttaaaaaaaaacaatatttgaaccttattattatttcaatacTTTGATATTGAATGGAAAATGggaatatgaatatatatatatataaattaatatagaacacatatagtaggtgggagGTCCCTTAGTTTGgggttccttggcctgaaacatgttgaagacctctgatctaaAGTATAATTTTGAGGatactgaaatgaaatggatttaaaatcaggtttatctacttttttttttatagatatagtggctgtttaaaatgtttttgacacAAGCTTCCTTCTTTGTgctccaggtgtgaacactatGGCCAACTATGAGCAGGTCCTGCACCTTATCCGATACAAGAACTGGCACACCGAGGCTCTCTTTGACAGGAAATTCAAGCTGGTCTGCTCTGAACTCAATGGCCGCTACATCAGCAATGACTTCAAAGTCGAGGTAGGATCAGGATGAGCGGCCTGAACCATTCTTATGTCCAATCACGATGCTCTACTAATGTTTCAGAAATGTAAATCGGCTGACATCACTTTTGAATTGTCTGCATTCTCTCCAGGTAAATGTTATCCACACAGCCAACCCTGTGGAGCATGCCAACAATGCCATGGTGCAACCCAACTTCATCAACCCTATCCATCacgcctctgtggatctgtccGGTCACAACCTGGTCAACGCTCACCAGGCCTCAGGTACCGAAACATGGGAAACGCAATAGAGCTTTgcctttgttcatttttctccaTGTTGCCTAGACAACCCCTTTAATTTTTCTCACTGGTGATCATGGTATGGATGGTAGAACACAAACATcgaaataaatatacatttatttaaattaatttaattaatgacGCCTGATCGTGATGTTTTACAAACCAAATAatcacagtgtgtttgtggagtTCCCTCAGCTGTTGAGTTTGATGCTAAACGTCATAATTAAACCAGTAATCTGCTTAATTGCTGTGCTGTGGGGAAAGGTTTAGTTTGTGTTATAGAGAGCATTGCTGCCCATGGATTAGTTTATTGACCATAAGTAGGGCAGATACGTAACGCTGGTGGTgagccagtttttttttctttttttaataatggcACAAGTTTATAGATTACACTCGTGACATCTGCACCTGTCGTGATCCCAAGTACAACCTTTTATTTCCTGGCTCCAGGAATCTCCTCGGCTGACGGGCTCAGTGAGTCTTGTGCTATTTCCTGCTAAAGCTGCGCATGAAACCCCCTGACTTGGGAGCTTCTTTAACAATGACCAAGTCAAAGTGATCTACctagatataatatatatatcctACTACCCTAAGTTATATTAATTGTCTAAAGAGCTAtttatctatccatccatcttttgTTAGATATTGTTTCCCTGCACCTTTAGAAAAATAGCGGTGTCCCTTTAAGAAAGATGGTGGtcttgtgttgttgatgttgtgcaAGGCCATGGATGTGTGCAGCTGGACTGAGGGCATGTTCAAtaaaaatttaatatatatatatcttggtGTCCGTTCTGAAGGTGCAACAGATAAATGATAGACTAGCATCAAAAACCTACCTTCGAGATTTACCGGCTGATCGCAATCAGTGTGTTGAGCACCTCTGCACTAAAGCAAGCACTAAGGTGactgtggcaagaaaaaaactctgtaacaggaagaaacctttcAGCTCAAATGAAGCAACAATCAGAGTGATGGCTGCTGGGTAGAAATACAAAAAACGTGAgggagaacaaaaagaagaagaggagcatcAGAAACAAGCAGCACATTCAAGGAATTTAACTCCATTGTCTTTGCTCAttggtacaaaacaaagcacttaaataagcgtTAA harbors:
- the clstn1 gene encoding calsyntenin-1 isoform X1; translation: MRFRGNTRFASAVGLVLGLLCAVEAAKVNRHKPWIETTYHGIVTENEAKVLLDPPLIALDKDAPLRYAESFEVTLTEEGEICGFWVHGQNVPFEAVVLDKSTGEGVIRAKDKLDCELQKEHTFTIQAYDCGEGPDGANMKKSHKATVHIQVNDINEYSPVFKEKSYKATVIEGKKYDSILKVEAVDADCSFQFSQICNYQIVTPDVPFDIDKDGVIKNTEKLSYGKERMYKLTVTAYDCGKNRASEDVLVKISVKPTCKPSWQGFNKRIEYEPGTGSLALFPSMHLETCDEPITSIRANIELETNHIGKGCDRDTYSEKSLHKLCGASSGTVELLPAPSSSTNWTVGLPTDNGHDSDQVFEFNGTQAIKVPEGMVSTNLKEPFTISVWMRHGPGAHEKETILCNSDKTEMNRHHYSLYVHNCRLILLLRQDPSEAENYKPAEFHWKLDQVCDKEWHHYVLNVEFPKVSLFVDGTTFEPFLVTEDYPLHASKIETQLTIGACWQENSGHDNDTETVPEPTSGANGRMAQFFRGNLAGLIIRSGKLENKKVIDCLYTCKEGLDVQLPEEVASAVKVEFNPNQSSLTVEGDDIDAFDKVMQHISYLNSRQFPTPGIRHLRISTTVKCFNEESCVTVPDAEGYVMVLQPEEPKISLSGIDHFARSAAEFESQEGVTLFPELRIVSTITREVEADTESEAVEGADDDPTVQETVVSEEIMHNLDTCEVTVVGDELDGEHESLEVDMSQLQQRALEMSSSNLGLVITGVNTMANYEQVLHLIRYKNWHTEALFDRKFKLVCSELNGRYISNDFKVEVNVIHTANPVEHANNAMVQPNFINPIHHASVDLSGHNLVNAHQASVVPSAATIVIVVCVSFLVFMIILGVFRIRAAHQRTMRDQENGKENEMDWDDSALTITVNPMETYEDQHSSEEEEEEEEESEDGEEEDDITSAESESSEDEEGGEPEDQQGASRQQQLEWDDSTLTY
- the clstn1 gene encoding calsyntenin-1 isoform X4, encoding MRFRGNTRFASAVGLVLGLLCAVEAAKVNRHKPWIETTYHGIVTENEAKVLLDPPLIALDKDAPLRYAESFEVTLTEEGEICGFWVHGQNVPFEAVVLDKSTGEGVIRAKDKLDCELQKEHTFTIQAYDCGEGPDGANMKKSHKATVHIQVNDINEYSPVFKEKSYKATVIEGKKYDSILKVEAVDADCSFQFSQICNYQIVTPDVPFDIDKDGVIKNTEKLSYGKERMYKLTVTAYDCGKNRASEDVLVKISVKPTCKPSWQGFNKRIEYEPGTGSLALFPSMHLETCDEPITSIRANIELETNHIGKGCDRDTYSEKSLHKLCGASSGTVELLPAPSSSTNWTVGLPTDNGHDSDQVFEFNGTQAIKVPEGMVSTNLKEPFTISVWMRHGPGAHEKETILCNSDKTEMNRHHYSLYVHNCRLILLLRQDPSEAENYKPAEFHWKLDQVCDKEWHHYVLNVEFPKVSLFVDGTTFEPFLVTEDYPLHASKIETQLTIGACWQGANGRMAQFFRGNLAGLIIRSGKLENKKVIDCLYTCKEGLDVQLPEEVASAVKVEFNPNQSSLTVEGDDIDAFDKVMQHISYLNSRQFPTPGIRHLRISTTVKCFNEESCVTVPDAEGYVMVLQPEEPKISLSGIDHFARSAAEFESQEGVTLFPELRIVSTITREVEADTESEAVEGADDDPTVQETVVSEEIMHNLDTCEVTVVGDELDGEHESLEVDMSQLQQRALEMSSSNLGLVITGVNTMANYEQVLHLIRYKNWHTEALFDRKFKLVCSELNGRYISNDFKVEVNVIHTANPVEHANNAMVQPNFINPIHHASVDLSGHNLVNAHQASVVPSAATIVIVVCVSFLVFMIILGVFRIRAAHQRTMRDQENGKENEMDWDDSALTITVNPMETYEDQHSSEEEEEEEEESEDGEEEDDITSAESESSEDEEGGEPEDQQGASRQQQLEWDDSTLTY